Part of the Choloepus didactylus isolate mChoDid1 chromosome 10, mChoDid1.pri, whole genome shotgun sequence genome is shown below.
TCTGAGTTCCTGAGAGCCCAGGTGAAGACAGAGGATGGCCCCTGGGCTTCTGAGCCTAGGACATCCCCTGCGTCTCTGCAGCAACGCCCCTGGGGGAGGTGGAAGCCAGGCAAATGGGGGCCTGTGGTCTTTTGCCCACCAGAAGCCTGGGGAGAGTGGCCCCCCAGGGAGACCAGGGCTGGGTCAGGATGCCTGGGTCCTCCCACCGATGGCCCTGTCCATAGAGGGGACAAGGGCCACAGCCTGATCCCCGGGATGGTAGGAGGCCATTACCAGGCTGCTATCCTGGGGAACAGTGGGGTGAGGACCTCCTGGGTGAAGACGAACCAGGCAACGGCCATGATGCTCCCAGCGATGCCCCCATAGAGCACCTGGCTCCAGGTGTGGTACAGCAGGTAGACCCTAGGCCAAAGCCAGAAGGGAGCCCATGAGAGCCAGCCAGAGACAGGCCTGTACAATCCCTCATGCCCAAGTGCCAGCTTCCCAGGGACCTGTGCATGCACATGTGGAGACCCACATATAGACAGGACATGGACTCCCATGGACACATAGCCTCAGATCAACTTCCAGAAGGAAGCAGGGGGTTGGACCATAACTGCTTCCCTGGATCCAGAAGTAAAGGGGTAGGGGAAGGGTGACTCAGCTGGGATCGGCCTCCCTCCCATCCAGCCCTTGAGCTCTGAGTTCATCTGCAAGGGGCTCTTCCCAGACACTGGGAACGGATGGCTGATATATGGAGGTGTCCCCAGAACCTTGGGCTCAGCCAGGAAGTGAGACAGGGGCTGGGCTGGAAGGGGCAGCTGGAACCCTGTCCCTTTAAAACCAGAGGCCTGGGACCCCTCTCCCAATCCTGACCTACAGGCTTCAGGACTAGGTTCCACACTGAGGACTCCAACAGGGACCAAGATTGCAAAAAGACCCTGAGCTGGAGGGGGTGcggggggtgtgtgtgggggggtgcttTCCCTCCCTCTGTACCTGCTGTAGGAGACTAGAAAGGCCGTGGTGAGGAGCCCCAGGGAGAGCACGTGCCTCCACAGCAAGTCCAGGAACCTGGCGTTGTTCGTTTGGTGCATTCTGGGAAAACAGGGCTCCTCAGCTGACAGCCTGGAGCCCTGAACTCCCAAAGAGCTCCATTCAAATGCTCCCTGGGCGCCTTCCACTTTGGCTCCAGCTCCTCCATCCCTTAGTGGAGGCCAAGCCCCAAGGGACATCCAAAGGGCTAGCAGTGAGTACCTGGCAAAGCCCAGCCTGGGCCACTGCAGCCACCTAGTGGGGGCAAAAGCTCACCTTAAATacaggaaaaggaaggaataaacGGAGAAGAACCACATAAACTGGGAATGGCTGGAGGGCATCCCGTACTTAGTGCCCACTGCCACGTGCGGGCCTGGAAGAGAGAGAATAGGGCATCATGGAAGAACGCAGGCCATCCAGTAATGCCCCAACCCAGGGATACCAGGCCCCTGCCACCCACGCCCTACCTCCACAGGGCCGCGGCTCCTGGATGACGTGTTTGATCAGCCAGTTGACCCCCTCATTCAGTGCCAGGCCCCCAAGGAACGAGATCTGTCAGGTTAAGATGTATGATCAGTTGGGCCTCTGTGTACCTATTGGTCACTGCCCAACCCCAAAGTCCATGGCCTCTGACTGGACCTTCCAGCCCAACTCATGGATAAACCTAGAACTAGCCAGAAAATTCCACAAACCTCAAAAAAAAGTGGAAGcatggaagggaaaagaaagcacCTGGGATGAGGGGCAGACAGGGCTGCCCAATGGTCATGGCCCCCTCCTCCTAGCGGGAGAAgcacttgggagcaagcagagtgGGCAGACAGAGTTATGCTCACCGTGTGCAGCTCCCGCTTGAATATGACGAGGGTCACAAAACCAACGATGATGAATATGGGGCTGAGGCTCATGTAGGCAAGGAGGCGGCCAGAGAGATCAcctggaggaggaagggaagagaacaGGATGAGGACACAGCACAGGCATCTAGAACAGGGTCAACCACCCACACATGGGGCCCCACTCCCAACAAGTCCTGAAGTTGCCCAAATAGGGCCTGAGCCAGAAAGGAAGTCCCTGGCAGGGCCTGGAGCATGGGGCCAAGCAGCTACAGATGCTTCGATCTACCTGCCAACTCAAGTCATAGGCAAGATGTGAAAGTGtctgtttactgagcacttactcaAGTTCATGCATCATGAGTTTGGAGCAGGTTTGTCTTTACTATTCCCAGAGAGGTTATGTGACTTACCCAAAGTAGAGCCAAAAAGAGGCTGGACCTGGACTAGAAGACTTGATCCAGGTTCTTTCCCCATCACCCCCActaaagcaggaacttgaacacaGCTTGGTCTGACTCCAAAGGCTGCGCCCTGTGTCAGGGAGGCAGCCCAGAGGGCCTGGGGCTGCCCTGGCCAAGCTCTGGATCTCCAGGGAAGCCTGGTATTCTCTGGGCACCACACAGACTCGGATTCACACTGACAACTCGGACAGGGACCAAGACCGGGGAGGAAGCTGAGCTGCCCAATATGGTGGCCTATCACCATAATAGTTTCTCACCACTTCTCCACCTGCAAGAAATTGGTCTAGTCACCTGCTCTTTACCCCCCCAACAGGATTGGGATGGAGGCAGTGTGAGGACCACTGGCTCATTTTGAGTGATGGGGATGCTGAGATGACACCCTCTTTCCCCCCTGTTCCGGGGCAGGACTGAGCCTGGGTCCACAAGCCACCTTCACCATTTGAGACAGGGCAGCTACATGGTTACACGGTCAGAGGGCATGATTCAGTTTCAGTGCTAACACTTGCCGGCTGCATGACCTCAGGCAAGGACTTTACCTCTCCGAGCCTCAACTatttcacctgtgaaatggggatattaGTACCTACCTCCCATGATTGTGTGAGCATTTGATGAGATGGGGTTTTTGAGATGCCAGCTCAATGCCCAGCACCCAGGACACTTTCATACTGGGAGGACCCAGGGTAGGTAATGGCCCATGCCACCAGCCTGGCCTTAGGCAGGCATCAAGGAAGGTGCTCACATGGGGGCAGAGCCCAAGCCTGAAGAGAGAGGTGTACATGCCTCACACCCATCTACTCAAGGTAGGGCTGACGTAGAGTTGGTCTGGGAGAATGGAGAATCAGCCTGGGTTCAAGTGCCAGTGCTGGGTGACAATGGAGAAGGCCCTTCCCTTTTCTGggcctctgccccaccccccatccaAACAATGGCCTGGCCTATTTCAGTCCTGAGATTCTGGGTCTCTCAGTCATCCAACTGACCCCTGGGACACTGGGTGTGAGGACAGGAAAAGGCTGGTGCCCTTAAACCTTTGGCCTTCTCCATGGCCTGTCTCACAGACAGAGCTAACCCCGGGCCTTTCTGCAGATGCTGTCAGCAACTCTGGCCTTGCTGCTCTCTGATCCAAGCTCCTCCATAGCTCCCACTGCCCTTGGGATAAGTCCAACCTCAGCCCAGCTCATCAAACCCTGCACAATCCTGGCCTTGCTTCCTTCCCACCCTCTGCTCCAGCTCCAAGGAACTAACTCTAGCTGCCTGGATGCACTGTGCTCTGTCCTACTTCTGGACCTGTGCATATACCTTTTCCCCAATTTGGATGGCATCTGGATTAACTCAATCAGTATACATTAAATACCCACCACTCACcacagaagcaaaacaaaacaaacaaaataaaaaaaccagACATGGCCTCTGCTGTTGTAGAGATCTAATCTGGCAGGGGAATCTGTAGTCATCCACGATCCACTCATTAGTGTAGATACTGGACGAATGTCTGTCTCTTCCTCTACACTGTAGGCTCCATGGGAGTAGGATAGGGTCTTTTTACACTCCACTCTGTCCTCCAAGaccagcacagcacctggcacttAACTGGGCTTAAAAAAATATAGGccaagtaaatgaatgaatgaagcaactACGAGTGTGATGAGGGAAAGAAAGGATGAGTGCAGGGAATCACAGAAGAGTTTCCAGGGCACTGGACCTTTGTTGCATGGCCCCCAAGCTCAGCCAGGTCCCTCCTCTAGGCAACCACAGTCCCTGCAAAGGGTCCCCCATCACAGCCTACATCACgctgttcacaattgccaggtTCCTTCTTATTGCATTTGTTAGACTGTGAGGGCTCTGAGAAGCTACTTTGAGGCCAGGGAGGGTGGTCACAAGATCTCAAGTCCCTTCCCCTTTCCAGAACTTGGTTTCTGTCCTataaagtgggtttttttttacaGTCCAGAAGGGCACCATTTGAAACCCTCACAGTCAGAGCTAACCCCAGGCCTTTCTGCAGATGCTGTCAGCAACTCTGGCCTTGCCGCACTATGATCCAAGCCCTCAGGAGGCACTCAGTGGATGcttgggaatgaatgaatggacaaatggTGGGCAGGCAGGCTGGAAGGGCTCAGCACCTGGCAGGGCGGCCCCACTCCCAATATAACCCAGAACACCCAGGATCAAAGGCCCCTGGCTTCCAGCCTCAGGGCTCTTGAGCAGGGCCCTTTCTCACATCCCTGGCCATGAGAGCAGCAGAGCAGGCCTTTCCCTGGGGTAACCAGGGCTCCAGGAGAAGACCCCAGCCTCATCCTGTACCCAACCATTCAAcccagggagggaggggtgaAATTGCAAAGGCCCTGGGAAGGTGGGATAATATTAATTGCAGAATTTACTGCATATTTACTGTGTGCCCCAGACCCTGAGCTCAGCAGTCCTCAAGCCTGGTGTTATCTGATTCTCACACCGCTGCTAGCAGGGAGGCTCTGTGATTAGTCCCATTTTAGGGATGAAGTTACTGACGCACAAAGAAGTGAAGTCACTTGCACAAGGCCTCATCCTGAACTGAACCCAGATTTCGGACCCTATGACTCACTCCACTAGACTACCTCCTGCACGGTTGCTAATGAATCTCTCACCTGCAAAACCCAGCACTTGTAGAGAATATCTGATTGCAAGTCCCAGAAGtcaagatctctggggctgcctGCCCCCTCACCAGGTCCCTTCTGCTGTGGAGCCCTGCTCAGGGCGTGGTACCACGAAGCTACTCGAATAGCTGCCTGGCCTCGGCTTGCACACCCCCAGCAACGGGGAATTCTTTCAGGCTGCCCCAAAGCACTGTTTGAAGGAAACAGGCATTCCCCTTGCACGCCGTGAAGATAGTTCGGACTCTCTGGATCCGGAGAGGGCGGGGAAGAAGGGGCAAGGTCCAGGCCAGAGATCCATTCCCGCTCACAGAAGACCACCGCCCCATTACAGCCCGCCCCGCGCCCCAGGATCCGGGGGAGCGCCCAGTCGCGCAAGCGCAGAGTGCGCAAACTAGAGGCTCACAATTTCGCCCGTCTCATCGCCACATCACTGCGCCTGCGCGCCGCGCGCCGGCCGAGCCCCTCCATGGCTCACTATTTGACAGTTCCCAACCCGATCCCCTGGCACCCCTTCCTCAGGCTCGCGCAAGCCTAAGCGCCCAAGGCTTAGGGGCCGGACCTGGGAAGGCGCCCTCGGAGCCAGGGTCGCTTTTTACCTGCAGGATATTCGACGTGGGTGAGGGTCACCGGCCGCCATGAAGCGGGGAGCGAGCACTGTCCGTCCGCTGCCATCTTACCCGGAGACCGGGCTTCGCGGAGCAACCAATGGGGAGTCAGGGGGACGGTGGTTCTGACCTATCACGCCGGGAAGGTTCCGTGCACCCAATCGGAAGCTGATACAGGTAGCGGCGCAGCCATTCAGTGTGCAGGCCTTGAGGCTGGCCCGAGCAGCGAATCAGAAAGCGGGGCCCCTAGGGGCCTGCGAGTCGACCAAGTTAGCGCCCAATCCGGGACTACCGCAGGTAGGTGTCTGGCCAATCGGGAAAGGGGAGGGTTCTAGCACAGCACGGAGAACAGGACAACCAATCAAACTATGAGACAGAACCGAAGGGTGGGTAAGGCGGGCCAATCAGGCGCTAGCTTGGGGGGCGTGTTGGACTTTGGTGGGAGCTTTGGTTTCGTTGGGACGTGCTCCGGGAGTGAAGGCTTCCCAGTTACCCACAGCCCGCCCCGGATTGACTGGACCTGGACTCCTGTCAGAGCGCATGCTCCAAGCGGAGAGGCAGCTTCGGCACGGTGGAGTCTGAGCAAATCCACTTTTCGTCTGAGTAAAAAGAGGCCAATGCCCCAGAAGGGACCTGTTTTCTCTGCCCTCTTCTGTCGGCACAAAGCAGACAGCTGTTGAAGTGCGAGGGCTGGGGCACACAGTAGCGCCCTGAATGAGCTTACCTAAAAGAAGCTTAATTGAGATTAAGAAGAGCTCCTTCCATCTTTCATTCTTTAACGCAAAATTTGC
Proteins encoded:
- the DOLPP1 gene encoding dolichyldiphosphatase 1 isoform X1, whose amino-acid sequence is MAADGQCSLPASWRPVTLTHVEYPAGDLSGRLLAYMSLSPIFIIVGFVTLVIFKRELHTISFLGGLALNEGVNWLIKHVIQEPRPCGGPHVAVGTKYGMPSSHSQFMWFFSVYSFLFLYLRMHQTNNARFLDLLWRHVLSLGLLTTAFLVSYSRVYLLYHTWSQVLYGGIAGSIMAVAWFVFTQEVLTPLFPRIAAWPISEFFLIRDTSLIPNVLWFEYTVTRAEARNRQRKLGTKLQ
- the DOLPP1 gene encoding dolichyldiphosphatase 1 isoform X3, translating into MSLSPIFIIVGFVTLVIFKRELHTISFLGGLALNEGVNWLIKHVIQEPRPCGGPHVAVGTKYGMPSSHSQFMWFFSVYSFLFLYLRMHQTNNARFLDLLWRHVLSLGLLTTAFLVSYSRVYLLYHTWSQVLYGGIAGSIMAVAWFVFTQEVLTPLFPRIAAWPISEFFLIRDTSLIPNVLWFEYTVTRAEARNRQRKLGTKLQ
- the DOLPP1 gene encoding dolichyldiphosphatase 1 isoform X2; the protein is MSGFFILFVLFCFCGDLSGRLLAYMSLSPIFIIVGFVTLVIFKRELHTISFLGGLALNEGVNWLIKHVIQEPRPCGGPHVAVGTKYGMPSSHSQFMWFFSVYSFLFLYLRMHQTNNARFLDLLWRHVLSLGLLTTAFLVSYSRVYLLYHTWSQVLYGGIAGSIMAVAWFVFTQEVLTPLFPRIAAWPISEFFLIRDTSLIPNVLWFEYTVTRAEARNRQRKLGTKLQ